One genomic region from Halococcus qingdaonensis encodes:
- a CDS encoding phosphosulfolactate synthase has product MADRPFDRAFDFLHVNERPEKPREKGITEMRGPYYDPMGPRELRDILETMGWYVDIYKFSGGSFSLMPEDAVRELIDICHEFDVKVSTGGFIENVLIRDNDKVDRYVEECAEMGFDIVEISSGFLAIDADDMVAMTEMVSEVDGVEPKPEINVQFGAGGASDPEDLEEGQQDPDMAIREGERHLDAGADLLMVEAEGITEEVVEWRTDVAYRIANELGAENCVFEAPGPEMFEWYIKNFGPNVNLFVDNSQIVELECMRSGLWGKTTSWGRTTTYSGD; this is encoded by the coding sequence ATGGCAGACAGACCGTTCGACAGGGCCTTCGACTTCCTGCACGTCAACGAGCGACCGGAGAAACCCCGCGAGAAGGGGATCACCGAGATGCGCGGGCCGTACTACGATCCGATGGGCCCCCGCGAGCTGCGGGACATCCTGGAGACGATGGGCTGGTACGTCGACATCTACAAGTTTTCGGGCGGCTCGTTCTCGCTGATGCCCGAGGATGCGGTGCGAGAGCTCATCGACATCTGCCACGAGTTCGACGTGAAGGTCTCGACTGGCGGGTTCATCGAGAACGTCCTGATCCGTGACAACGACAAAGTGGATCGATACGTCGAGGAGTGCGCCGAGATGGGCTTCGACATCGTGGAGATTTCCTCCGGCTTTCTCGCGATCGACGCCGACGACATGGTGGCGATGACCGAGATGGTCTCGGAGGTCGACGGTGTCGAGCCGAAACCCGAGATCAACGTCCAGTTTGGCGCGGGCGGTGCCTCCGATCCCGAGGACCTGGAGGAGGGCCAGCAGGACCCCGATATGGCCATCCGCGAGGGCGAGCGCCATCTCGATGCCGGTGCTGATCTCCTGATGGTCGAGGCCGAGGGGATCACCGAAGAGGTCGTCGAGTGGCGCACGGACGTCGCCTATCGGATCGCCAACGAGCTCGGCGCGGAGAACTGCGTCTTCGAGGCCCCCGGCCCGGAGATGTTCGAGTGGTACATCAAGAACTTCGGTCCGAACGTCAACCTGTTCGTCGACAACTCACAGATCGTCGAACTCGAGTGCATGCGTTCCGGTCTCTGGGGCAAGACCACCAGTTGGGGGCGCACGACGACCTATAGCGGCGACTGA